One region of Limisphaerales bacterium genomic DNA includes:
- a CDS encoding iron-containing alcohol dehydrogenase, translating into MSDPAVNPLLENHPHLRLVFGNGSVAQTGELASELGATKALLVTDSGIVAAGHAGGVRGNLEAAGIRVSVFDRSKENPTTACVDECVAVAKADAIDFIIGLGGGSSMDTAKGCNFILTNGGAMKDYWGVGKASQPMLPSIMIPTTAGTGSECQSFALIADNATHQKMACGDPKALAKVAILDPELTVSQPARVTACTGIDAIAHAVETAVTRKRNETSLKYSRAAFQMMLESFSRVLESPDDLEARGQMLLGAAYAGTAIEHSMLGAAHSAANPLTAHHHVVHGQAVGMMLPHVVRFNAGDEAIAEAYAEFVEGTSVAAHNGTPAPESLAQALETLLDTAGLPRDLTAVGVDAARLETLSEEAAAQWTASFNPRDITAADFTGLYQKAFAS; encoded by the coding sequence GTGAGCGATCCCGCTGTAAATCCATTGCTGGAAAATCATCCGCACCTGCGGCTGGTTTTTGGCAATGGCAGCGTGGCGCAAACGGGCGAGTTGGCGAGTGAACTGGGCGCAACGAAGGCGCTGCTCGTCACGGATTCCGGCATCGTGGCCGCCGGGCACGCGGGGGGGGTGCGCGGAAATCTTGAGGCGGCGGGCATTCGGGTTTCGGTGTTTGATCGCTCGAAAGAAAATCCCACCACTGCTTGCGTGGACGAATGCGTGGCAGTGGCAAAAGCCGATGCGATTGATTTTATCATCGGCCTTGGTGGCGGCAGTTCGATGGACACCGCGAAGGGCTGCAATTTCATTCTCACCAATGGCGGCGCAATGAAGGATTATTGGGGAGTCGGCAAGGCGAGCCAGCCGATGCTGCCGTCAATTATGATTCCCACCACCGCCGGCACGGGCAGCGAATGCCAAAGCTTCGCGCTTATTGCCGACAACGCCACGCACCAAAAAATGGCGTGCGGCGATCCGAAGGCATTAGCGAAGGTGGCAATCCTTGACCCCGAACTCACAGTTTCCCAACCCGCCCGCGTCACTGCTTGCACGGGCATCGACGCCATCGCGCACGCGGTGGAAACTGCCGTCACCCGCAAGCGCAACGAGACCTCGCTGAAATATTCGCGCGCGGCATTTCAGATGATGTTGGAAAGTTTCAGTCGCGTGCTGGAGTCGCCGGACGATCTTGAGGCTCGTGGCCAAATGCTCCTCGGCGCGGCCTACGCAGGCACTGCCATCGAGCACAGTATGTTAGGTGCGGCGCATTCAGCGGCCAACCCGCTCACCGCGCATCACCACGTGGTGCACGGCCAAGCCGTCGGAATGATGCTGCCGCACGTGGTGCGCTTTAATGCCGGCGACGAAGCCATCGCCGAGGCGTACGCTGAGTTTGTGGAAGGCACCTCCGTGGCCGCTCACAACGGCACGCCTGCACCGGAATCGCTGGCCCAAGCGCTGGAAACGTTGCTGGACACCGCGGGCCTTCCGCGCGATCTCACTGCCGTCGGCGTAGACGCCGCGCGACTGGAGACGCTTTCGGAGGAAGCCGCCGCCCAATGGACCGCGAGCTTCAACCCGCGCGACATCACGGCGGCTGATTTCACGGGGCTCTATCAAAAAGCCTTTGCCTCGTGA
- a CDS encoding aldehyde dehydrogenase, with product MINIPVLRWGEPYESLETDEVIHHRTGEVLAKVGQANPGLLARDMRKADRAREVLREIPIKDLIEMMKKAGDLYLNATLPLGDGEQTPDDFARQQSASTGLPEHMCKFNMEKNHFVLNHMDQIYDALTRGLDLDILQRGYGVEERGVPVSYQAQSPVLGMVLPSNSPGVHTLWMPVIPMQIGLVLKPGPQEPWTPYRMFAAFTEAGVPKEAIGIYPGGGDMGAETVSRCGRVMIFGSTQTVNNYSGNEQVQVHGPGYSKILLGDDVVDQWEDHLDLMADSIYKNSGRGCINCSGVWASRHTKEIAEALAEKIGPYEVKDPTDPEAGLAAFTVPGQAEAIWGMIEEGCQENGTTHVTEKHGPRLEQMERCDYIRPTILHCDSPDLKMANTEYMFPFTTVVECPQEQMIEKIGGTLVASAITNDEAWAAQLTDATNIDRLNVGAIPTIALNWLQPHEGSIIDFLFKARAYQTTDERLQRLGNGG from the coding sequence ATGATTAACATTCCTGTTTTACGCTGGGGCGAACCGTACGAAAGCCTCGAAACCGATGAGGTCATCCACCACCGCACCGGCGAAGTGCTGGCCAAGGTGGGTCAAGCCAATCCCGGACTGCTCGCGCGCGACATGCGCAAGGCCGATCGCGCCCGCGAAGTGCTCCGCGAGATTCCCATCAAGGATCTCATTGAGATGATGAAAAAGGCCGGCGACCTGTACCTCAACGCCACCCTGCCGCTCGGCGATGGCGAACAGACGCCGGACGATTTCGCCCGCCAACAATCCGCCTCCACCGGCCTGCCCGAGCACATGTGCAAATTCAACATGGAGAAGAACCACTTCGTGTTGAACCACATGGACCAGATTTATGATGCCCTCACGCGCGGACTGGATTTGGATATTCTCCAGCGCGGCTACGGCGTGGAGGAACGCGGGGTGCCGGTGAGCTATCAGGCGCAGTCGCCCGTGCTGGGCATGGTGCTGCCCTCCAACTCGCCCGGCGTGCACACCCTTTGGATGCCCGTCATCCCGATGCAGATCGGCCTCGTGCTCAAGCCCGGGCCGCAGGAGCCGTGGACGCCCTACCGCATGTTTGCCGCCTTCACTGAGGCCGGCGTGCCCAAGGAAGCCATCGGCATTTACCCCGGCGGCGGCGACATGGGCGCGGAAACGGTTTCGCGCTGCGGGCGTGTGATGATTTTTGGCAGCACGCAAACGGTCAATAACTATTCCGGCAACGAACAGGTCCAGGTGCACGGCCCCGGCTACAGCAAAATTTTGCTGGGCGACGATGTGGTCGATCAATGGGAGGACCACCTCGATTTGATGGCCGACAGCATTTACAAAAACAGCGGCCGCGGCTGCATCAACTGCTCCGGCGTTTGGGCCTCCCGTCACACCAAGGAAATCGCCGAAGCCCTCGCCGAAAAAATCGGCCCATACGAAGTCAAAGACCCCACCGACCCCGAGGCCGGCCTCGCCGCCTTCACCGTCCCCGGCCAGGCCGAGGCGATTTGGGGGATGATCGAGGAAGGCTGTCAAGAGAACGGCACCACGCACGTCACCGAAAAGCACGGCCCGCGGCTCGAGCAAATGGAGCGCTGCGATTACATCCGCCCGACGATCCTGCATTGCGACTCGCCGGACCTGAAAATGGCCAACACCGAATACATGTTTCCCTTCACCACGGTGGTGGAATGCCCGCAGGAACAGATGATCGAAAAAATCGGCGGCACGCTCGTGGCCTCCGCCATCACCAACGATGAGGCGTGGGCCGCCCAGCTCACCGACGCCACGAACATCGATCGCCTCAATGTCGGGGCCATCCCCACCATCGCCCTCAACTGGCTCCAACCCCACGAAGGCAGCATCATTGATTTCCTCTTCAAAGCCCGCGCCTACCAAACCACCGACGAGCGGCTGCAGCGCCTCGGCAACGGCGGCTGA
- a CDS encoding sodium:solute symporter family protein, whose translation MIIFAASTSAIPFWIVLGYLVLLLALGIFSSKFFRGTSKDYFVASRSIGSFMLLMSVFGTTMTGFALVGSSGKAFVTGVATYGAVAAWSGIIHSAIFFIIGLRLWAIGKRNGYVTQVQFFRDRFNSQTLGTVLFVLLVLLIIPYLLIGIISAGNFVEGTTKGMFNANGIPPWITGFVVCGVVLTYVFLGGVRSTAWANTFQTLVFMLTGVVAFLMISSAVAKKNPEYKPEEAGIIYNIKRATEYVEIHKPERLARGVHPGAIAKHKQNLEAYQEEMMEAMNHSAESGEEMIEPPEPAEPKSSMSHLVFITFLFIPISIGMFPHVFQHWLTAKDAKTFRLAIVAHPICIAIVWLPCILIGVWAAGLAAAGDISISNPSEVLGTMVNLIANPWLLGLLMAGVLAAIMSSLDSQFACLGTMFTNDIIIPIRGKDYYSDADKLMLARWFVIGVVAVAYLASLALMETASVFGLGIWCFTGFTALFPIVFAALYWKRVTAVGVYACMAVTTGLWVYWFHQSGYGADKHFLVLGMMPIAPLTLASAAALVMGSLCSKPPEARLVNRFFPRANNSRGSNDRRSRQGS comes from the coding sequence ATGATCATTTTCGCTGCTTCCACTTCCGCCATCCCATTTTGGATTGTGTTGGGTTACCTCGTTTTACTGCTCGCCCTCGGCATTTTTAGCAGCAAATTTTTTCGGGGTACCAGCAAAGATTACTTTGTGGCCAGCCGCTCCATCGGTTCGTTTATGTTGTTGATGAGCGTATTCGGCACCACCATGACCGGCTTCGCGCTGGTCGGGTCCTCCGGCAAGGCCTTCGTCACCGGCGTGGCCACGTACGGCGCGGTGGCCGCGTGGAGCGGCATCATTCACTCGGCAATTTTCTTTATCATCGGCCTGCGCCTTTGGGCGATCGGTAAACGCAACGGCTATGTCACCCAAGTGCAGTTTTTTCGTGACCGTTTCAATTCCCAAACGCTCGGCACCGTGCTCTTCGTTTTGCTCGTGCTGCTTATCATTCCATATTTGTTGATTGGCATCATCAGCGCCGGCAATTTTGTGGAGGGCACCACGAAGGGGATGTTCAACGCCAACGGCATTCCCCCGTGGATCACCGGCTTCGTCGTCTGCGGCGTGGTGCTCACTTACGTTTTCCTGGGCGGCGTCCGCAGCACGGCTTGGGCAAATACATTTCAAACGCTGGTGTTCATGCTCACCGGCGTGGTGGCGTTTCTGATGATTTCATCTGCTGTGGCCAAAAAAAATCCAGAGTATAAGCCCGAAGAAGCCGGCATCATTTACAACATCAAACGCGCCACCGAATATGTGGAAATTCACAAACCCGAACGGCTCGCGCGCGGCGTGCATCCCGGCGCAATTGCTAAGCACAAGCAGAACTTGGAGGCGTACCAAGAAGAAATGATGGAGGCGATGAACCATTCGGCGGAAAGCGGGGAAGAAATGATTGAGCCGCCGGAGCCTGCCGAGCCCAAATCTTCAATGTCGCATTTGGTGTTCATCACGTTTTTGTTTATCCCGATTAGCATCGGGATGTTCCCGCACGTGTTCCAGCATTGGCTCACGGCGAAGGATGCCAAAACGTTTCGGCTCGCCATCGTGGCGCATCCTATCTGCATCGCCATTGTGTGGCTGCCGTGCATTTTAATTGGCGTGTGGGCGGCGGGACTGGCGGCGGCCGGAGATATTTCCATATCGAATCCGAGCGAAGTGCTGGGGACGATGGTGAATTTAATTGCCAACCCGTGGCTGCTGGGGCTGCTGATGGCCGGCGTGTTGGCGGCGATTATGTCTTCGTTGGATTCTCAATTTGCCTGTCTCGGGACGATGTTCACTAACGACATCATCATCCCCATACGCGGCAAGGATTATTATAGCGACGCGGATAAGCTGATGCTCGCGCGGTGGTTCGTGATCGGCGTGGTGGCGGTGGCATACCTCGCTTCACTGGCACTGATGGAAACCGCCAGCGTGTTCGGCCTTGGCATTTGGTGTTTCACGGGGTTCACCGCGCTGTTCCCGATTGTGTTCGCAGCGTTGTATTGGAAACGCGTGACGGCAGTCGGCGTGTACGCGTGCATGGCGGTGACGACTGGTCTTTGGGTTTATTGGTTCCACCAATCCGGCTACGGCGCAGACAAACATTTTTTGGTTCTGGGGATGATGCCCATCGCGCCGCTCACGCTGGCCTCGGCGGCGGCGTTGGTGATGGGCTCGTTGTGCAGCAAGCCGCCAGAGGCGCGTTTGGTGAATCGATTTTTCCCGCGGGCCAATAACTCGAGGGGCTCAAATGACCGGCGTTCGCGGCAGGGGAGTTAA